A window of the Lactuca sativa cultivar Salinas chromosome 5, Lsat_Salinas_v11, whole genome shotgun sequence genome harbors these coding sequences:
- the LOC111889453 gene encoding transcriptional regulator SUPERMAN, whose amino-acid sequence MEIKNPGSTGLTLDLVCTSNGEFGQESRSYTCAFCKRGFSNAQALGGHMNVHRKDRARLQESIQETLITTETTKGMKSMNQGEAQLSSDEKSDSVPKRPWTFTEPNSPGSSRKKDHAVHLKKAALQLSLCIESSSTSDSCLSSDKISSLASSSTEVDLELRLGMESESTPRDCFIRD is encoded by the coding sequence ATGGAGATTAAAAACCCTGGAAGTACAGGACTTACCCTAGATTTAGTATGCACCAGTAATGGCGAATTTGGGCAGGAAAGTAGATCTTACACTTGTGCTTTCTGCAAACGGGGCTTCTCGAATGCACAGGCACTTGGTGGTCACATGAATGTCCACAGAAAGGATAGAGCAAGGTTACAAGAATCAATCCAGGAGACTCTAATTACGACAGAAACCACAAAGGGTATGAAATCCATGAATCAAGGCGAAGCGCAGTTGTCAAGCGATGAGAAGAGTGACAGCGTACCTAAGAGGCCATGGACTTTCACGGAACCAAATAGTCCTGGAAGCTCCAGAAAGAAAGATCACGCTGTTCATTTGAAAAAAGCAGCACTGCAACTATCTTTGTGTATTGAGTCATCGTCTACAAGTGATTCTTGCCTCAGCTCAGATAAAATTTCTTCTTTAGCATCATCATCAACAGAAGTGGACCTGGAGCTTCGGCTAGGGATGGAATCTGAATCGACACCAAGAGACTGTTTTATAAGAGACTAG